AGTATTCGTTTCATTATTTATCTAACACCATGCATCTTTCTGCGAAAACATTGTACGGATGGATGCTCTCGTAACTGGTTGCTCTCACGCATATTTGTGCAGGTGGTTCAATCACTTTCTCTAGTATGTTTAGTGCGTCCCTTGCTACGTCTTCTACGAGCTTAGGATTTTTGTGTGCTTTTATTATTAGATCAGCTTCATCGTCTTTTTTGAGGAGTGTTCTTGTTGGTTGGGAGAATGCTTGAAGAAGTTTCAGGGCTATGTCCTCTATTCTATATACTCTCTTCTCTGTGAATGATATTGTTGCCTCTATTCTAGCTCTCTGCATGTGCGTGGGGGTCCTGTTAACTGGGGTGTTAAGCTTCTTTGATATATTAACCTGAGCATGAGGACAAGCAGTTATACCAGTAACTCCCAGCGTTAACGTCCATCTTTTACCATCGTTCCTCCAGGCCTCAACTGATATTCTCACATTAACAGGCTCCAGTGTTTTCCCCGTTTCTATGAAGTGCTCTAGCTCTAGTTCTGCTCTCGCGTATTCCGTGTAACTATGCTTTCCCAAGAGTTTAACAGCTACTTCTTCCATTAGTGCCTCTAGGCTTTCTTTTCCCTTTCTCTCTGCCTCGACCAGGGCTTCTATGAATGCTTCAATATTCCTAGATAAATGAACCGCTCTTCTTCTTGGTGAGAGTTTAACGTAGGCGTTATATGTTACAGGGAACTCTATTACTCCTTTGGGACTCCTTATTCTCACTAAATACTTTACTCCCTTGACTCCTACTAGGTCAAGGGGGTATGGGTGTTTCGGAGGCATGTCCTGTATTTCAACTTCCAATCCAACCTACCGCCTCCATTAATTTATCAAGATCTATTTCCGCCAGGACTGTAGGGTATTCTATGCCGAATTCAAGCAGTATGTCCGGCCTTGCTTCACCTAGGAATCCCACTCCCATGTTATTTGCAAGGATCTTTCCAGTCCTCCCCTCTATGAAGTAGGGGTGTTTGGACTCGGCCGCTCCAGGCTTAATTCCCAGGAGCTTGATGACTTTGTATACCACAGCTTGCAATTGCTCGTAGCTTGCTTCGTCGTCCATATATAGGAGACCAAGCCTCCATGACTCCCTAACTATCCCCTTTTCTTTGTAGGCTACTTGTCCTATTTCGAAGGTTTTGACGGGTTTAGAAGTGGAGATATTAGTTCTAGCGACCCGTATGAGCCCGGGTATCAGGCTCGGCCTGAGTATACTGTATTCTACCATTACAGGGTTCCCTATTTCAACCAGGATACTAGGGTTCCATTTGCCTGAGAGCGTCGTAGGCCCAGTTAATACTAGTTGCATAATTTCAGTAAATCCTGCTCCTATAAGTATCTCTGATATTTTTCTAATAAACATTGTCCTGTTTGAGAGTCCTCCACGCATGATAGTCCACGTAGTCTTGAGTGGAATGTTATCGTAACCATATGCTATTGCAATATCTTCCACTAGATCGATCTCTCCTAGAATATCTACTCGGTATGGAGGTACTGTAACAATGAGCTTTGACTCCGATACTTCGACATTATACCTCATTCTCTCAAGGATCTCAGCTTGCTCTCGTATTGGAATTTCCATATCTAATACCTGGTGAGTATAATCAGGTTTCAGTTCCACTAATTCTTCTTCCAACAACGGTGTAAAGATTTCCTCACTCTCAGACATTACTGTAACTTGCCCTATCTTAGCTCCCTCCCTCTCCGCTAGATTAAGAGTTATTATGTCTAGTAGCTTCATTACAGTCCACTTGTCGGGACCCGTCACATCTATCAAGAGACTATGTGTCCCAGGTTCAACCCTAGTTATCTCTGCATTTATTACAGGAGGCATTGCAATGACTTCCCCACAGGCTAATAGGAATGGGTGTTCTCCCTGTTCGAGGTTTATACCACCGTATAATTTGCCTTGCTCTGTTTCCTCGAGGATCTCTAGCCCAGACATTTCCCTATCTCCATGTAGCGGTTGAAATTTTACTTCGGATGAGTCAAGGTATGTGTATTCCAGTTTATTACAAGGGAGCTTTGAGAGGTTATGAAATCCTATCGCAGCTTTCCTCCTTCTCCGGCCGAAGGTTACGTGTAGTTTTTCCTGGAATTGTATCAGTTCTTGTAGGAATTCCTCGTCGACATTCACGTTCTCTACTATTCCTACAGCTATATGCTTCCTTGTTCTAAGGTTCCCTAGCTCAACACTATAGTTCGTTTTTACTGTAGAGTAAGCCGAGTAACCTGTTTCTTTTCCCGTTAACCCATTTATCGCTCTCACTAGTCCTTCTGTTATTAGCATATCCGGTCTATCCGGGTTTACTTCTACCTCGAGAACCCCTGGCTCAATTTCTTCAGACTCGCATTTCAATCGGAATAGAGTGTCCTCTAACTCCCTTGAAGTGAGTCCAGTGAGGTTCATTATCTTTTCTAAGCTAAGCCTTATTACAGGCATTTTAACGCATCCTCCTAACAGGGAAGTCGGAAATGAAATCTATATCCCTAGAATAAAGCATCCTTATATCAGTCAAACCGTAATAAGCAGCGGCAAGCCTCTCAACACCGAACCCCCAAGCAACAACAGGGTAATCTATCCCAGCCATTTCAAGTACTTCCGGTCTGAACATGCCTGCACCGAACAACTCTAACCATTTTCCATTCGGCAATTTCACGTATCCTTCCACGCTCGGCTCTGTAAATGGAAAGTATCCGGGCTTGAATCTTATCCTAAACCCTAGTCTCTCAGATATCTCCGTAAGCATTCCAAGGAGATCCCTGAAACTCGTTAACTCGTCTCCCATAATCCCGTCTAACTGATGGAACTCTGGTAGATGACTGGCGTCAATTACATCGCTCCGGAAAACCCTTCCAAGCGAGAAATACCTTATCGGGGGCTCCGGCTTTGATGTTATTACTCTCGCTGAAACACTTGTTGTTTGACTTCTCAAAACATGTTTAGAAGCTTTTAACGTGCTCCATTTATACCCCCAGCCCTTCTCATGCACATGCCTCACCCGCTCAACTAGATCTTCCAACCCTTCTAACCTACCGTAGATTGGATCCCTTATCCACAGAGTGTCATGAACTTCTCTAGCAGGATGATCCTGGGGCTGGAAAAGTAAGTCGAAATTATATAGTTCAAGTTCCACCAGAGGTCCTTCAGCCTCTGTGAAGCCAAGTTCCTTCATTAGGTCCCTTAACATGTCAAGGAACTCGCTTAGGAAGTGTCTTCTGCCTAGTCTGATATCCGGTGGTTCTGCTGATACATCATATTTCCTCAATTTCACCCGTGCCCATCTACCTGTCTTTAGATCCTGGTGCGTCAATCTACCTTTCTCTACAGTAGCCTCCTCTAACACTTGCACTAAGCGTTTCGCTGTTAGAATGATTTTCTCAACTACCTCTTCTTCACGTACGAGTCCTCTTCTAATAAGCTCACTGAGTAGCTTACTCTCACCGAATCCTTTCTCCGCTACTTCCCTGAGTAAACTCTTCTTCTCCTCTACCTCTCTCAGGATATCATCAATAGGCTTTGCTAGTTCCACAATCCCTCCACTTATTGTTATCCAACCGTTCCTACGGGCTATTCCTATAGCGATCCCTGCCTCGTCTCCTAGCTTTTCTCTTATTCGCCTGAGCTCTGTAACGCCTTGTGAGACTAGTTTCACTAGATTCTCCTCAGGTAAACCGTCTCTAAGAACTTTCACGCCTCTACCAGTTAGCACGTATTTTTTCTCCCTTTTCTCTAGTATCCTCAAAACATCCTTGGACTGGAGCAACTCTGATAGACTTGCAATTGTTGACTTGTCTAGTTCTATTATATTGGGGAGATCATCTAGTTTTGCCTTGCTTACTCTTTTCTCAACCATTCTCCTCAATAGATCATACTCGGATTCACTGAGCACCAGGCGTTCATCCAAAATCTTCTGCACCCAAGATTAACTATGGGAATGTTTCCTAGTATTAAAAAGGAGACGAAAATGCCGGACTACTGTTCTTTGAGGACCTGGATCCATGGTATCCAGGAAGCTATGAAGACCCATACAGGTGTTGTCAACCCTAGCACTTCCGCGCTGAATACTTTTGAAACACCCACATAGTACGTTAGTAATACAGCTATGAGTAAACCGAGTACCAGAGAGGCCCAGGAAAGCGAGTTATACTTCTTCGGCTCCTTTGATAGTAGTCCGGCTAGTGTTGGCGGGAGAAGTGGTAGTAGGAACAGGCTCGAGAGGACGCTTAGCTGGACTATATAGGAGACTCTTAGATATGCTATTCCCGACACTATAATTCCCATTAGCACGATAGTTGTTTTAGCCACTGACAGCTCGCTTATCTTTCTTTTATCATATGGCAAGTCATGCCCCACTGAGCTGGATACCGAGAGTATTATGGAGTCCACTGTGGATATACTGGCTGCTATTATGCTCACGAACACTATTACTGATATCCATACAGGCGCTATGTTCAGGAGTGCTGGAGTTACAGAGTCTTTTCCATGTAGCTTGAAAGGTATGAGTGTTGTTCCACCCGCTCTTGCTAGCATTCCAATCGCTACTACCATTATTGTGTAGAGAAGACCGAATACTCCAAACCATATTATCATTCCTCTAAGGCTCTCCTTGTTCTTCGGCATGTAAACCCTCTGGAGTACTTGAGGGTTTGTTATCGCGAAGAATAGCCATGGAAGTGTGAATGATATGAATACCGGTATCTTCCAGAATCCTTGGACTGGTGAAACCTCGAGTAAACCATTGTTCTCTAGGTTGCTCATTATTGTCGAAGTGTTCATATGGAGACCGTAGAAAAGTTCCCATATTAGCCAACCCAAGAGTAGTATTGCAGCTGTTACCATCCAAACACCTTGTATCGCATCTGTTATAGCCACACTCCATATACCAGCTAGTATAGTCCATGCTAGTATAAGCGTGAACCCGAGAAGTATCCCCCAAGCATAGTAGCCCTGTCCACCTGCAGTAGCTATTGTTTCCCCTATTCCTTTTAGCTGTGCTGAGGCATAGGGAAGAAGTGCGAGAAAGTATATTACTGCTATTGTAGCAGCTAGTCTCGGTGAACCGTAGAGGTCTCCCAGCATTTCGCTGGGCGTAACCCATCCTCTCTCCCTTGCCTTCCTGTAAATTATGGGAGCAAGAGTTGCTAGTAGTAGGAGAGTTGCAATATAATAGGATAATTCAAAGCCTAAGCTTCCTATTCCCGTGAAGTACGCTATTCCAACTAGCCCGACTATCATGAAGCTACTGTACGTGGTCGCTGCATATGTCAATGCTGCTAGGAATGTTCCCAGTTTACCGCCTCCTATATAGTATTCTCTGCTTGTTTTGACACCGTACTTCCTCCCGAGTATTGCTCCTATTGTACCTAGAATTATGTAAAGTAGTAGTACTGTTAGTTCTATGATTAGTCTTTCTTCCACCATTGCTCACCTCTGAACAGATAGTATAGTGCGAGTAGGAATGCTATTGTGGAATCAACTATCCAGTACCAGGTATCGATGGGAGCATGGGTTACATAGTATGGGATTAGGTAGTGAAGTAGTAGTATAATCGTTATTAGTGTAGCGAATATGCTGGCTTTCATCCCCGTCACCGTCTACATAATGAAACATATGTTTCATATTTAAATAATATTCCCTGCTATCTAATAATATGAGGGATGGAATCTGGAGGCAATCAAAAGAATACTGGAAAGAAACCCGGGCGCGACAATCACAGAAATAGCCGAGGAGTCTAAACTCTCTAAAGCAACGGTCTCCAGAATAGTTAACAGACTAGAGAAAGAAGTATTAGTAACAACGATAACTCGGGGAAGAAATAAACACGTATATCTAAACAAGACTAGAGAAAAGAGAAAACATGTAGTTATAGGCATCATTAGAGCAAGCGAGTATCTATTCTTACCATTTCTAGTAAAGAAGCTTAGGTCAAGAGGATACATTGTAGAAGTAAAAGTATATAATGAGGGATTAACGCTAACGAGGCACATAGCAGAAGGAGTATTAGACATGGGGTATAGCCCGCTAATAACACAGCTCTTATACTACAGGTTTAATCCGACATATAAGATCATATATGGAGGAGTTTACGGAGGTGCTGGCGTATTATCTAATCCCCGTTCTATATTAGATAAAAGCGGAAGCACACCCATATCTACGATGGAAACATGTATCAGATCGTTTGATAGGGCCATAGACGTCCAGTATTATTACAGCGGAGAGAGTATCCTAAACGCGTTGAGTAAAGGAGAGATAAAGATTGGAGCCATATGGGAGCCATATCTATCGGAAGGAATCAAAATGGGATACAGACTAGAGGCTCAATGCTCTGAACTAGTTGCACCGTATTGCTGCACCTTGGCAGTAAACGTTGAGTTTTTAGAGGAAGAACAAACTCTACGTTTACTTGTTGAAAAATCACTTGAAGAATATAAGAATGATCCTCTTAGAATGGCGTCATGGTACGCTAGAGTAATTCGGACACCAGTAGCCATGTTGAAGAAGTCTTACAAGTCATACAGTATCTCAGGAGAGGTTGATAGAAATCAAGTCTATAGAATACTGAACAGAGTAGGCGTGAAGCTGCCTAGTCCCTCCATGATGCTGGAGCCGA
This genomic interval from Candidatus Tiamatella incendiivivens contains the following:
- a CDS encoding GTP cyclohydrolase, FolE2/MptA family; translated protein: MEVEIQDMPPKHPYPLDLVGVKGVKYLVRIRSPKGVIEFPVTYNAYVKLSPRRRAVHLSRNIEAFIEALVEAERKGKESLEALMEEVAVKLLGKHSYTEYARAELELEHFIETGKTLEPVNVRISVEAWRNDGKRWTLTLGVTGITACPHAQVNISKKLNTPVNRTPTHMQRARIEATISFTEKRVYRIEDIALKLLQAFSQPTRTLLKKDDEADLIIKAHKNPKLVEDVARDALNILEKVIEPPAQICVRATSYESIHPYNVFAERCMVLDK
- the pheT gene encoding phenylalanine--tRNA ligase subunit beta, yielding MPVIRLSLEKIMNLTGLTSRELEDTLFRLKCESEEIEPGVLEVEVNPDRPDMLITEGLVRAINGLTGKETGYSAYSTVKTNYSVELGNLRTRKHIAVGIVENVNVDEEFLQELIQFQEKLHVTFGRRRRKAAIGFHNLSKLPCNKLEYTYLDSSEVKFQPLHGDREMSGLEILEETEQGKLYGGINLEQGEHPFLLACGEVIAMPPVINAEITRVEPGTHSLLIDVTGPDKWTVMKLLDIITLNLAEREGAKIGQVTVMSESEEIFTPLLEEELVELKPDYTHQVLDMEIPIREQAEILERMRYNVEVSESKLIVTVPPYRVDILGEIDLVEDIAIAYGYDNIPLKTTWTIMRGGLSNRTMFIRKISEILIGAGFTEIMQLVLTGPTTLSGKWNPSILVEIGNPVMVEYSILRPSLIPGLIRVARTNISTSKPVKTFEIGQVAYKEKGIVRESWRLGLLYMDDEASYEQLQAVVYKVIKLLGIKPGAAESKHPYFIEGRTGKILANNMGVGFLGEARPDILLEFGIEYPTVLAEIDLDKLMEAVGWIGS
- a CDS encoding phenylalanine--tRNA ligase subunit alpha — translated: MDERLVLSESEYDLLRRMVEKRVSKAKLDDLPNIIELDKSTIASLSELLQSKDVLRILEKREKKYVLTGRGVKVLRDGLPEENLVKLVSQGVTELRRIREKLGDEAGIAIGIARRNGWITISGGIVELAKPIDDILREVEEKKSLLREVAEKGFGESKLLSELIRRGLVREEEVVEKIILTAKRLVQVLEEATVEKGRLTHQDLKTGRWARVKLRKYDVSAEPPDIRLGRRHFLSEFLDMLRDLMKELGFTEAEGPLVELELYNFDLLFQPQDHPAREVHDTLWIRDPIYGRLEGLEDLVERVRHVHEKGWGYKWSTLKASKHVLRSQTTSVSARVITSKPEPPIRYFSLGRVFRSDVIDASHLPEFHQLDGIMGDELTSFRDLLGMLTEISERLGFRIRFKPGYFPFTEPSVEGYVKLPNGKWLELFGAGMFRPEVLEMAGIDYPVVAWGFGVERLAAAYYGLTDIRMLYSRDIDFISDFPVRRMR
- a CDS encoding sodium:solute symporter family protein, giving the protein MEERLIIELTVLLLYIILGTIGAILGRKYGVKTSREYYIGGGKLGTFLAALTYAATTYSSFMIVGLVGIAYFTGIGSLGFELSYYIATLLLLATLAPIIYRKARERGWVTPSEMLGDLYGSPRLAATIAVIYFLALLPYASAQLKGIGETIATAGGQGYYAWGILLGFTLILAWTILAGIWSVAITDAIQGVWMVTAAILLLGWLIWELFYGLHMNTSTIMSNLENNGLLEVSPVQGFWKIPVFISFTLPWLFFAITNPQVLQRVYMPKNKESLRGMIIWFGVFGLLYTIMVVAIGMLARAGGTTLIPFKLHGKDSVTPALLNIAPVWISVIVFVSIIAASISTVDSIILSVSSSVGHDLPYDKRKISELSVAKTTIVLMGIIVSGIAYLRVSYIVQLSVLSSLFLLPLLPPTLAGLLSKEPKKYNSLSWASLVLGLLIAVLLTYYVGVSKVFSAEVLGLTTPVWVFIASWIPWIQVLKEQ